In Melanotaenia boesemani isolate fMelBoe1 chromosome 7, fMelBoe1.pri, whole genome shotgun sequence, a single window of DNA contains:
- the zdhhc9 gene encoding palmitoyltransferase ZDHHC9: MSAVMITRKVRKWEKLPGKNTFCCDGRVMMARQKGVFYLTLFLIIGTCSLFFAFECPYLAIHLSPAIPVFAAVLFLFVMAMLLRTSFSDPGVLPRALPEEATFIEMEIEAANGNVPAGQRPPPRIRNVQINNQIVKLKYCYTCKIFRPPRASHCSICDNCVDRFDHHCPWVGNCVGKRNYRYFYLFTLSLSLLTIYIFTFDIVHAVMRSVDKGFLNTLKETPGTVLEVLVCFFTLWSVVGLTGFHTYLISLNQTTNEDIKGSWSGKNRVQNPYSHKNIIKNCCEVLCGPTHPSVLDRRGLMQEDSHVSATSAAPSSFNNPVPQTTKTTAPLIPNEHTPDDAKPSIAALAEESPSPKEKSSSSKVEHPSAQTLPPLASPETDAETSIAKDNTH, from the exons ATGTCTGCGGTGATGATAACGCGAAAGGTGCGAAAATGGGAGAAGCTCCCGGGTAAGAACACTTTCTGCTGCGATGGACGGGTGATGATGGCCCGGCAGAAAGGGGTCTTCTACCTGACCCTGTTCCTCATCATCGGGACATGCTCTCTCTTCTTCGCCTTCGA ATGCCCGTACCTGGCTATCCATCTGTCCCCTGCCATCCCTGTTTTTGCTGCCGTGCTCTTCCTGTTTGTCATGGCTATGTTGCTGAGGACCAGCTTCAGTGACCCTGGGGTTCTGCCGCGGGCCCTTCCAGAGGAGGCCACATTCATTGAGATGGAAATTG AGGCTGCCAATGGGAACGTCCCCGCGGGGCAGAGGCCGCCACCTCGAATCCGTAACGTCCAGATCAACAATCAGATTGTCAAACTCAAGTACTGCTACACCTGCAAGATCTTCCGCCCGCCGCGAGCGTCTCACTGCAGCATCTGTGACAACTGTGTCG acCGTTTTGATCACCACTGTCCATGGGTTGGCAACTGTGTGGGCAAGAGAAACTACAGATACTTCTACCTGTTCACCCTGTCCCTCTCCCTGCTTACCATCTACATCTTCACCTTTGACATTGTGCATGCGGTCATGC GTTCAGTGGACAAAGGCTTTTTGAACACTTTGAAGGAAACCCCTGGAAC TGTGCTGGAGGTGCTGGTGTGTTTCTTCACCCTGTGGTCAGTGGTGGGACTGACTGGCTTCCACACCTACCTGATCTCTCTCAACCAGACCACTAACGAGGAT ATAAAAGGATCCTGGTCAGGAAAGAACAGAGTCCAGAACCCTTACAGCCACAAgaacatcattaaaaactgctgtGAGGTTCTGTGTGGGCCCACACACCCGAG CGTTTTGGACAGAAGAGGACTGATGCAGGAGGATTCACATGTTTCTGCAACCAGTGCAGCTCCCTCCTCCTTCAACAACCCAGTGCCACAAACCACA AAAACCACAGCTCCACTCATCCCCAATGAGCACACACCTGACGATGCCAAGCCGAGCATTGCTGCTttagcagaggagagcccctcCCCCAAAGAGAAGAGCTCCTCTTCTAAAGTGGAGCATCCTTCGGCTCAAACGCTGCCACCCCTCGCTTCACCCGAGACTGATGCAGAGACATCCATTGCCAAGGACAATACCCATTAG